The genome window TGGCCGAACTGGACGAGGCCCTAGCGCTAGGCGTGGACCGCATCATGCTGGACAACATGAGCCTGGATGACATCCGCGAGGCCGTGCGCCGCGCCCAGGGCCGCGTCAAACTGGAGGTCTCCGGCGGCGTGAGCCTGAGCACCGTTACGAAAATCGCCGCCACCGGCGTGGACTACATCTCGGTCGGCGCGCTCACCCACTCGCCCCAGGCCCTGGACATCAGCCTGGAACTTTACCCGCTAGGAGCAGGATCATGACACTGCCCAAGACCTATGCCGCCATGACTGAAGAGCAGGCCGCCGAACGCATACGAGCAGCGAAAGCGGCCCTCGGCTCCGACCTGGTCATCTTGGCGCATCACTATCAGCGCGATTCCATCGTGGCCGTCGGCGACTTCGTCGGCGACTCGCTGGAACTCTCGCGCCGCGCCGCCCAGGTGCGCAACGCCCGCTACATCGTCTTCTGCGGCGTGGACTTCATGGCCGAGACCGCCGCCATGCTTTGCGCGCCCGACCAAGCCGTCCTGATACCCGAAAGGACCGCCATGTGCCCCATGGCCGCCATGGCCACCCGCCAACAGGCTGTCCTGGCCTGGGACGCTCTCTCGGCCCTGTGGGGCGACGACATCGTGCCGATTACCTACCAGAACTCCTACGCCGACCTGAAAGCCTTCTGCGGGCAGCATGGCGGGGCCGTCTGCACGTCGGCCAACGCGCAGAAGGTCCTCCAATGGGCCTTCTCGCAGCGCGGGCACGTCATCTTCTTCCCCGACGAGCACCTGGGGCGCAACTCGGCGCTGGCGCTGGGCGTACCGCCATCCCAAATCCGAGTCTGGGACCCCGACGCGCCCGACCCCGACTCCATGTGCGACGCGCGCATGATCGTCTGGAAGGGCTTCTGCCACGTGCACACGCGCTTCACGACCGCCCACGTGGACGCCATCCGCGCCCGCTACCCCGACGCGAGAATCATCGTCCACCCCGAATGTCCCGCCGAAGTGGTGGCCCGCGCCGATGCTTCCGCCTCCACCAGCGGCATCGTGAAATACGTGCGCGACCTGCCCGCAGGAACCACCGTCGCCATCGGCACCGAAATCCATCTGGTAGAGCGGCTCGCCGCCCAGAACCCCGACAAGACCGTCGTGCCGCTGGCCCGTTCCCAGTGCGGGGCCATGTATCGCATCACGCCGCAGAGTCTGGCCTACGTCCTGGACGAACTCACCCAGGGCCGCCTGGTCAACCGCGTCCGCGTCCCGAAGAACATCCAGAAATGGGCCAACGAGGCGCTAGAGCGCATGCTCGCCCTGGCCTAAACCACTGCATGAAGGGAATCTCCCATGTGCGCTGACATCATTCAAAGCGACGTTCTCATCATCGGGTGCGGCATTGCGGGGGCCGTAGCCGCCTTGCGTCTGGCCGAAGACCCCACGCTCTCCATCACCGTCATCACCAGCGCCGCCGACCCGCTGGAATCCAACACGTTCTACGCCCAGGGTGGCATCATCGGCAGCGGCGTGCACGACTCGCCGACCCTACTGGCCCGCGACCTGATCGCGGCGGGCGACGGCCTCAACAATCGCCGTGCCGTGCGCATCCTCGCCACCGAAGGCCCGCGCCTCGTGGAGGAATTCCTGGTCAAGCAGCTGGGCGTCCCCTTCGCCCGAAGCCATGGCGACCAGTTGGAATACATCCGCGAGGCTGCCCACTCCACCGAGAGAATCCTGCACGCCGCCGACGCCACTGGCCAGGCCATTCAAACCAAACTGGTTGAGGCTCTGCGGGCTTGCCCGAATGTCCGAGTGCTGTCGGCCCACACTGCCGTAGACTTGCTCACCCCATCGCACCATGCCCTCAATCGGCTGCGCGTCTATGAGCCGCTCTCGTGCGGCGGGGCCTACGTACTGAATCAGGCAGAAAACCGCGTGGACACCTTCCTGGCCAGAGCCACCGTGCTGGCCACCGGCGGCCTGGGGCGTATCTTCCTGCACACGACCAACCCACCGCTGGCGCGCGGCGATGGCCTGGCCATGGCCGCCCGCGCGGGCGCTCGCATCATCAACGCCGAGTACATCCAGTTCCACCCCACCGTGTTCTTCCACCTGAACGCCGCGCAATTCCTCATCAGCGAGGCCGTGAGGGGCGCTGGTGCCCGCCTTATCAACAAGCAGGGCGAACCCTTCATGGAGAAGTACGCGCCCCAGTGGAAAGACCTGGCCCCCCGCGACGTGGTCGCACGAAGCATTCACCAGGAAATGCTGGCCACGGGCGCCAACTGCGTGTACCTGGACCTGGCTTCCTACATCAACCGCGCCAAAATCCTGCGCCGCTTCCCGAACATCTATGAGACATGCCTGAAGTTCGGCGTGGACATCACCCGCGAGCCCGTGCCCGTGGTGCCGGCCGCGCACTACTTCTGCGGTGGCGTCTGGGCCGACTCGGTAGGCCGCACCACTATTCGCAACCTCTACGCCGTGGGCGAGGTCAGTTGCACCGGCGTTCACGGCGCGAACCGACTGGGCAGTGCGTCGCTCCTGGAAGGCCTCGTCTGGGGCTGGCGGGCCGCCGACCACATCCGCCAGAACCTGCCGAAGCGGGCGCCGCTTGGACCTGCCGACCTGCCCCCGTGGCGCGACGTGGGCCTGGAGGACCTCGCCGACCCCGCCCTCATCCAGCAGGATCTCAGCACCATCCAACACATCATGTGGAACTACGTGGGCTTGATTCGTTCCACCAAGCGCCTGGAGCGCGCCATCGGCGACCTGTACGACCTGCAGGATGACATCACACGCTTCTACCGCACCACGCGGCTGAACGACGCCCTCGTCGGGCTGCGCAACGCGGTTCAGGCCGCCACCATCGTCGCCGAAGCCGCCTGGCGCAACCGCGAGAGCCGAGGATGCCATTTCCGCCTGGACTGACGACATCCTGACGACATCCGAAGTCAGACCATGCCAGGCAATCGTTTAGCAAATTCTCGCCCTGCACACGTTGCCAAAACTTGGAAACTATGGTACAAT of Chloroflexota bacterium contains these proteins:
- a CDS encoding nicotinate-nucleotide diphosphorylase (carboxylating) yields the protein AELDEALALGVDRIMLDNMSLDDIREAVRRAQGRVKLEVSGGVSLSTVTKIAATGVDYISVGALTHSPQALDISLELYPLGAGS
- the nadB gene encoding L-aspartate oxidase yields the protein MCADIIQSDVLIIGCGIAGAVAALRLAEDPTLSITVITSAADPLESNTFYAQGGIIGSGVHDSPTLLARDLIAAGDGLNNRRAVRILATEGPRLVEEFLVKQLGVPFARSHGDQLEYIREAAHSTERILHAADATGQAIQTKLVEALRACPNVRVLSAHTAVDLLTPSHHALNRLRVYEPLSCGGAYVLNQAENRVDTFLARATVLATGGLGRIFLHTTNPPLARGDGLAMAARAGARIINAEYIQFHPTVFFHLNAAQFLISEAVRGAGARLINKQGEPFMEKYAPQWKDLAPRDVVARSIHQEMLATGANCVYLDLASYINRAKILRRFPNIYETCLKFGVDITREPVPVVPAAHYFCGGVWADSVGRTTIRNLYAVGEVSCTGVHGANRLGSASLLEGLVWGWRAADHIRQNLPKRAPLGPADLPPWRDVGLEDLADPALIQQDLSTIQHIMWNYVGLIRSTKRLERAIGDLYDLQDDITRFYRTTRLNDALVGLRNAVQAATIVAEAAWRNRESRGCHFRLD
- the nadA gene encoding quinolinate synthase NadA, which produces MTLPKTYAAMTEEQAAERIRAAKAALGSDLVILAHHYQRDSIVAVGDFVGDSLELSRRAAQVRNARYIVFCGVDFMAETAAMLCAPDQAVLIPERTAMCPMAAMATRQQAVLAWDALSALWGDDIVPITYQNSYADLKAFCGQHGGAVCTSANAQKVLQWAFSQRGHVIFFPDEHLGRNSALALGVPPSQIRVWDPDAPDPDSMCDARMIVWKGFCHVHTRFTTAHVDAIRARYPDARIIVHPECPAEVVARADASASTSGIVKYVRDLPAGTTVAIGTEIHLVERLAAQNPDKTVVPLARSQCGAMYRITPQSLAYVLDELTQGRLVNRVRVPKNIQKWANEALERMLALA